gggccgcaggccggcgccttggatgatttggcacagccgactgccgctcgcgaccatcgcctccataggtgcttctggcttctggtcacttggtcttttTTTTAAACGGAACACTCGATTCCATAACTCACACAGGTCCAGCCAAGATGTTGGCCATACGAACATTTACATCATCTGGCATGTCCTCTAGCCAGAACTCCTGATCAACTTGGTGACGGGCACCGTAGGCAGCTAACTCATGCCCGCGGGGCGAAGCTAAAAGAAACATGGCTGAAGTTCAGTTGTGCGAAATCATGGATTTCTTGGAGAGAGCAGTGTCGCGCAGAGACtaggagtgagcagtgttgcgcagagactaggagtagatggattggaggggttgggatttgccgatggtcggtttgctcaactgcggccccacctcacagtgaaaacgttactactggaataaaaatgccatatactcctatactaataaaacattaaggccacgaggcgatgcagtgctggttacaggaggcaagaagaagagatgcatccatcgacgacgtccacctcctcgactcagggcgccggcccaccgaacggcggctatgtagcagcggcttttgtggccaggtcgacgtgcttctgaacaatggcgtccaaagattccagccgctggaagaaggccaacgtctttctgtcctcgctggccttgtagtggcctatgtagacaatttcctcatagacgtggatgtgcaggtcgacgatttcttgcatggcgaggcgttgcgcgacgagcgcggcctcgaggtgcacattcttcgtcgcgacctccggcacctgcagggccaccagggcttgaaagagttcgtcaccatggaggccgatgagggtggcaggcaatgaggagcctgggcgcgcgggctggagcagtacggcaaggtcgcccgcgcgcttcttgacagcggtgaacttgcggatggagttgaccatcatgtcatccatgcgagaggcgaagccggcgtcggcgagggctacgactccggcggtcgccagcaccgtctggaaacgttgtgcggtgcggggccgcaggctggcgccttggatgatttggcacagccgactgccgctcgcatccatcgcctccataggtgcttctggcttctggtcacttggtcttggattggagcgagcagtgttgcgtagagactaggagtagatggattggagtggtggggcgcctttatatgagaatccaaactctgttgcattcacattgtgctggctctattccgcttctccaattaattccctctgcatgtagagtaatttgaggatgcatcattgaccattcaacgtctcgggaaccgctaccctctccctccttggcattcaagcacctatggaggcgactgccgctcgtgtctatcgcgtgtcaggagacgttcccgtcgacgacgaggtgcctatggtgacttcgtaaacttcaagatgatagtactagtatactcaatattgtgcaccgcgaccaaggccgagaggaaaacgagagaactatgtatttatttacggtgtagattcactcattttgctccatatgtactccgtctcggtgtagtctagtcacttgttgaaatctctagaaaggcaaatactcctttctggtttacagggctatactagcaagtactcccTACGTCTGAAAATACttctcatcaaaatggataaaaaagatgtatctagaactaatatacatctagatacatcctgttttattcattttgatgacaagtatttccggacggagggagtactacaatagtgggctcacatagcaattttgtctcatgcaagagcctggctatatgcgtgctccaaggttcgcaactgccacgtttgggttgcacttggttcttcgcctcttcgagaagacaaacaatgatgttactactactgcttctacagtatcaaatccactgctgcatgtccatccaccgcgagcgggagggatagcgtgttgtagtactataagcaaaagcctgaactcgtctgcgagccaccgcacgcatgggcgagggagaaggcgtgtagtagtaaaatcaagcttctcctcattgtacgagttgacgcgacacatcatagcactggccccacatggttgcctctaaacttggctgaaagacccgcagtgtacaatactccatttgctgcaacctctaacatttaccccaccacaaattaaaatatatattcctgtcttgaccagatgagcgtgcaaactagaatcaccaggatgacaggtagggccaaaaGATTAGTTTAAtcaaaaaatatagcatggagccgaccccaacgattttaagcttacaggcacggtacacgctatcctagactactctacacatgaaattgccacacgagcgttcgggctgcgcttggctcttcgcctcttcgggagtactactgcagtggaggagtactacagtatgcttctggccatctgacaccaattgaactgctgcatgtccaccacgtacgggagggagagcgtgtagcgaacgaaagcttctcctagtcctgccagccaccacactcatgggcgagggagggacgcagcttcattgacttagtgctcctgcctttgcgtccatgacaggtgggcccaacaggtcggtggcccacctgtcatgcagcccaAGGCatgtgcggttaaggcgagagggcgttgtagtaatcaaacttctcggtcttgtacgagttgacgcgacacatcaaagcactgcactcgatatatttcaataatttgcgtttaccgatgcattaattacaacgcatgcatgcatgacgtgactctccttttgatacttgcatgtgttgatttaatgcaccttgaagtagtatgaatatgtgacggtaaagctttgtaatgccccggccctaataaagcgagagatggctgtgcacgaggagggcgagatcatgcaaacggaacaggacccgacgatggagctctctatggtctcgatggacctcaccttgctccactgccccttgtgcctccgccccttgaagcctccagtgtatgaggttcgaatacacctcatccgttcggctgatcgagcaaggtgcaggtttcttgattgatgtgttgttcgattgatttgtgcagtgcaagggagggcacctggcttgcgcggactgccgcgtcgagtgccccgggaaccagcggcagtgccagaagtgcgagcgcggcggcggcttcgatgtgcggaacacagcggtggacgccgtcctctcctcggtgagggtggagtgcctgcacgaaggctgtgggctctacgtcacttaccacaagctcgccgatcaccaaagcatgtgtccgctcgcgccctgcaaatgccccgtgcccgtctgtggctacgaaggcccgccgccggtgctctcccaccacatcagctccgtgcatcccatgcccgtgcacatgatccagtacggcaaggcactccagctgcaagtgccactgccggagccacggctcttgctgttcgcggaggaggacggtcgcgcgtttttcttggtcggcggcgtgctcgacatcggcgcgcctatcgccgtgtcggtcgtctgcatcagagtggGGGCGGTCCCACTGccacactacgtggccaagctgtgggcgaacggcccgccgggggagcccaaaggcaggaccgatgccgtcaaggtggaaatggaggtgacaagaagcagggatcccggcgacgtcgctgtgcaggagctgaccttcttcacagttccacccaagctgctggccggggctaagctggtgtccctccacattcagattgacaagctcacgtcctaaatgattctgcagtgccttctgtttatcttagtaatatgctaatataggggttagctcggtctactttagcttaagagatggtgggttttggtggcgatgcagcaattacctcgacatcagatcagcagtgaaagtaatttcgaacagtcgaatggatattttgtgtctgttggatataaagatcctttgggtaagaagtaacagcttatatgcttttttttcgaaacggaacaaCGATACTAGTATAAtctttgttgacatgcactaatattttcgaaacggacgtcgggctgtagctagaagggcggttgggacgcggcatcggcccataccgctgtgacccccgattgggatgcaccgactgtggattttctccctcgccgatgtcgaccgcgtctacgcagaacattgttcccttcccccaactGCGGGACCaagccggatatgtgaccagcggtgtggccaccgtcattttatgcttgtgaagagagcaacccaagcaagcagacttgtagcttaggctcctgctagtgtatgtatagtggttttctttttctctccatatcaaccattttatattgcgtacgtgtcactgaagagtgaaatgatggttgcttcttccgactaacttactgtgtgatttgactgctcctttagtggcccctagacgtactccccctacgtgtatgcaacagtcacacgtacacattaacgcaaaaacgcgcgcgacgccctaatgcatgcatgtccaagcacacgacagaacacacacggtcacgctcaagtgctcaacctacacgtgcatgcacacacatactcagccagggtgagctagtgaccgtataaacaccagaaaatgtatatattgagcgcaatgagcgtattatgaagtccactgaccgtatttttacaaatatacagcgacagacaatgtatttatttcgtttgaaattaagccatattaaccggagaggaggcagtatggactagcattactttgctgtgtcccgtcaacttgctgaacgaggagaagcttgcaggatgggagaagcttgcgcgtaGTGGCTCGCAGgataaggagaaacttttgactaatgcaagctgtccttcgctcaggcggtggacgtgcaacagttaatttggtgtcagattgccagaagcatacactatactagtactattattgttgcacttcccgaagaggcgaacaaccaagcgcaaagtttactagtactactactatagtctatagaggtactatactagtactaggaaccggatggaggagcgtctgcactcttattatatttttagaatgtgataaagcaatcttcaacacatttggttctcttcgagggttctcgcatgtgataatggaagttgattgcatggaacactcgccacaattctcgcttaattctggctcatatcctgttacaaataggagcgctcggtaatattgttggaaatatgccctagaggcaataataaaatggttattattatatttccttgttcatggtaattgtctattgttcatgctataattgtgttatccggaaatcgtaatacatgtgtgaatacatagaccacaacatgtccctagtgagcctctagttgactagatcgttgatcaacagatagtcatggtttcctgactatggacattggatgtcattgataacgggatcacatcattaggagaatgatgtgatggacaagacccaatcctaagcatagcacaagatcgtgtagttcgtttgctagagcttttccaaatgtcaagtatcatttccttagaccatgagattgtgcaactcccggataccataggagtgctttgggtgtgccaaacgtcacaacgtaactgggtggctataaaggtgcactacgggtatctccgaaagtgtctgttgggttggcacgaatcgagactgggatttgtcactccgtatgatggagaggtatctctgggcccactcggtaatgcatcatcataatgagctcaatgtgaccaagtgtttggtcacgggatcatgcattacggtacgagtaaagtgacttgccggtaacgagattgaacaaggtattgggataccgacgatcgaatctcgggcaagtaacgtaccgattgacaaagggaattatatacgggattgattgaatcctcgacatcgtggttcatccgatgagatcatcgtggaacatgtgggagccaacatgggtatccagatcccgctgttggttattgaccggagagtcgtctcggtcatgtctgcatgtctcccgaacccgtagggtctacacacttaaggttcggtgacactagagttgtagagatattagtatgcggttaaccgaaagttattcggagtcccggatgagatcccggacgtcacgaggagttccggaatggtccggaggtaaagatttatatatgggaagtcctatttttggccaccggaaaatgttcgggatttttcggtattgtaccgggaaggttctagaaggttccgaagtggggcccacctgcatggggggacccacatgaacgtgggtagtgggggcaaggccccacacccctggtcaaggcgcaccaagatcccaccttagaaggaataagatcatatcccgaagggataagatcaagatccctaaaaaggggggataacaatcggtggggaagggaaatgatgggatttctttcccccacctttgccaacgccccaatggacttggagggcaagaaaccagcccctccacccctatatatagtggggaggcgcatgggagcagcaccccaagccctggcgcctccctccctccaatgacacctcttcctccccgcttgcgcttggcgaagccctgccgggatcccgctacttccaccaccacgccgtcgtgctgttggatctccatcaacttctcctccccccttgctggatcaagaaggaggagacgtccccgctccgtacgtgtgttgaacgcggaggtgccgtccgttcggcgctaggatcatcggtgatttggatcacgacaagtacgactccatcaaccccgttctcttgaacgcttccgcgcgcgatctacaagggtatgtagatgcactcccctctctctcgttgctagatgactccatagattgatcttggtgatacgtagaaaattttaaatttctgctacgatccccaacaaatatttcctcttttttttgttattcagcatgtaaacaggtcagcaaaccttgcggcgcatctttgtgcgaaccgtgcttgctgcactttgaatttgccgagagctggcttgatgaaacacctcgcttcctacttctttttttttgcggggtacctctcttcctagtgaccagtgtcttggctgatcgtcctaagaatgcttatatatgaataaagctctctcatttacccgcaaaaaagattaagccatattaaccggaaaggagggagtatggactagcactacttgttggtgtgtcccgtcaactcacggaatgaggagaagcttgcaggacaaggtgaagctcgcttacgccttttgactaatgcaacgtaccctcgcccaggcggtggacatgcatcagttcattcggtgtcagattgccagaggcatacactgtagtaccgaacatgcggagtaccatcattgttcgacttcacgaagaggcgaagagccaagcgcaaggtttagtagtacgagtagtactactactggaaccgcatggtggagcctctgtactcttatttttctcaatctttgataaagtacacatttattccggagaagggcgaaaAACGGCAgtccaacatgtaatgatgatatcgatcaaccatgctcgaatatatcttggcctccgtgcgagcccgtctgtgtgttctcgctcctcgtctctctcaaggaacggcgggttggccattttaccgtcaattgagatcggtttgctcacacaccggtcccacatgtcagtgatattccaagaggaggtgcgttgaccgactggccatacgcgtacttggttttgcaccttcatactactcctccctccgtcacagtttacagggcgcgcttcattatgatgcatttctctcaatgcatttccaccaccagagagactttagacgcgtttggtttaatgctcaattaattagggcgtggtaaccgcaatttgctctcgatgtagtactacggagtggagtaagtgcatgcatatGTGTGCCCGGgatggaagcactgcatgcatgtgtgtacccaaaGATGTGCTACATGGGATGACAGTGGGCCCAGTTGACcgggtcaactgcccagtcagcagaggctgactagtggggccaggggGCTGACTCAGCAGTCAATAGTTGAacagttgactagtcaacagggtCAACACGGACCCACCTTTCATGGACTAGGACTAGCCCAACCAGcatttgactgggtcaactgggcCTAGTAGGTCCCAGCTGTGGTGACTGTTAGCTTAACCCGTGGGTTAATTAATTTAACTAGTTAATTACGGGGTGGGGTCGACGTGTCTGTGACAATAACTAATCCAGagtttagttaatttaattaatcaCTACAGGAAAGGGGCCCGCGTGTCAATGGGTGTTTAGGGGTGGCTGTTAGTGGCTAATCCCGTGGGgtccacctgtcggtgacccacaCCGGAGTTTAACGCGGCGGCACGTGCCGATGGTCTTCGGCGACTAACAGAAGTGGCAGAGGTTCTTAGGGATTTGCCCACAGGCGACCGTTCGAGCCGCGGCAGGGCTCTACGGCGAGCTGGTGGTGAGGCATCTCCAATTCAGTCAAACATGACAACAAGATCCAGTTAACTAGGCCCAGCAACGAAATTTGCTACAATTCCAGCAAACCATAGTTCACTTATCCGAATCCCTAGAATTCCAGCAACCGCATTTGCTAGTGGAGAAAGGAAGGCAGCTCACCTAGGGGCTCGACCACCACCGTGAGGGCGCGGGCGACAGCTGTTGCCGTTGTCGCTGGCGACGATGAGATACTTTGAAATGAATATGATATTGCCACAACAATCTTCATCTCCTCCTCGCAAAGGGCGCCCCCTGCCATACCGGCCAACTACGCTTCATGCTCTATCCACCACGCCTTGTCCTCACCACTACCTCGCCGATGGATtcggagccgccaccgccgccatgcccaaaagagaggagagggagaggaggaacTCGAGGGAGAGAAAGCGAGGGAGGAGAGTGACGGAGGAAGTGCTCgggttgggccggcccagtcgcttCGGATAGAGCCATTAACGGCGCGCCGTCGACGCACTCGGACCGCGAGGGATCGGCCACGTCAAAACATGCTCAAAAAATTGCTCAATGTTTTTGTCATTGTCAGATTTTCGGTTCGGTGCGAAATGTCACAATCGTAACGTGATAGTTTCCGCTAATCATGACACGATTGTGGTGCTTCTCGGCCTAAACCATTTTCTTCTGCGGCTCAAACTCCCAGGTCACGCATGACGCAAACCAAATGTGGACGTCGGCCGTCCAAGTCCAATAACCGATTTGAGCCGAACGATTGAAAAATCCAACGGCTAATACTGGTAGTAAAGTGTGGCCCGAATCTTCTAGTGTTTTCTGGGCCTGGACTAATTTCTCCTCAGGCCCAACAGCTCCACCGGGTCACGCATGACGCAGACCCAATATGGACAGTCCAAGTCCAATAGCACCACCTCCACGCGGAAACCCCAGCCAGGACAGCAACCCATTCGCAATCCCCACCTCTATATAAGCGGCCCCGTCGATCCACACCAAACCCTAGCCGCAGCTCTTCcgtctcctcccgccgccgccgcagccgccgcctgcctcgagccgccgtcgccatggggAGAAGTAAGCAAGCGCTTTACCCTCTCCCTCTGTATGTTACTCTAGTCTAGCGTTCATCTGGCTGGTAGCTATGGTTCGGGCAATCGTTTGAATTGGCGCGGTTGCGTGTGAATCTGGCCTAGATCCGTCGTAGCCGCGCGGAACCTGTGATATGTGTTGCTCCCGTTGTTTATTTAGTTTCTGTCTGGATGATTTGGGAGAACAAATTCATGCCCGTAGCTGTTTTCTTGTGGGGATTCGAAAGAACATTTGAGTAGTACAAGCTTCGGGTTCATCCTCTGTTCGGTTCATATAATGGTGCCAGAAAAATGCTCTAGGCATCTCAGGTGTTAATATTTCCTGTGCTCTTCATGTAGTAGTTTGCTAGTAAATGAAGAGATGTATGCTCTTGCTTGAAAGTTATTCTAATCACTCTTAACACTGCTGTTGTTGGTATGGTTGTATGGTCAATGATACTCCATGAATGTGAATGAGTAGTTGCTGTGGTTACAATGGTATGCGTTCCCTGTTAATAAGTCGTTCAACCCGCCAACTGCTCATTCTGAATCATGGTAGTTTGTAATCTCTTGTTTGCCTGTCAATGGTAACCTATGTTAAATTGAGTCTGACTCTACATGTTACTCATATCTAGTGTTGAATGTGGTGCAAATTAAAATGGTTCATTCTCAGTACCTGGAATGATGCACTGTCTGAACTGAGTTGCACATTCTTTTCAATGTTAACTGCATTTAGTTATTTTCTTTGCATGTTTGCTGCTTTTAGTTGTTTTGTTCTGCGAATGACAAAATTCTCTGGTCAGGACCTGCGAGGTGCTATCGGCAGATCAAGAACAAGCCGTACCCCAAGTCAAGGTACTGCCGTGGTGTGCCTGACCCTAAGATCAGGATCTATGATGTTGGCATGAAGAAGAAGGGTGTCGACGAGTTCTCTCACTGTGTTCACCTTGTCTCATGGGAGAAGGAGAATGTGTCCAGTGAGGCTCTTGAGGCTGCCCGTATTGCTTGCAATAAGTACATGACCAAGCATGCAGGAAAGGATGCCTTCCACCTCAGGGTCAGGGTTCACCCGTTCCATGTGCTCCGTATCAACAAGATGCTTTCGTGTGCCGGGGCTGATAGGCTCCAGACTGGTATGAGGGGTGCTTTTGGGAAGCCGCAGGGAGTCTGTGCCCGTGTTGCCATTGGGCAGGTCCTCCTTTCTGTGCGGTGCAAGCCCAACAATGCCATCCAT
This DNA window, taken from Triticum aestivum cultivar Chinese Spring chromosome 1D, IWGSC CS RefSeq v2.1, whole genome shotgun sequence, encodes the following:
- the LOC542899 gene encoding 60S ribosomal protein L10-2 — encoded protein: MGRRPARCYRQIKNKPYPKSRYCRGVPDPKIRIYDVGMKKKGVDEFSHCVHLVSWEKENVSSEALEAARIACNKYMTKHAGKDAFHLRVRVHPFHVLRINKMLSCAGADRLQTGMRGAFGKPQGVCARVAIGQVLLSVRCKPNNAIHATEALRRAKFKFPGRQKIIESRKWGFTKFNRNDYLKFKSEGRILPDGVNAKLLGCHGRLANRAPGQAFLSAA